The genome window CCGGCGGCGGCGGATGGCGGCCTGGGAGAGCATCCGAGGGCGAACCTGATGGGCTTCCGAGATCTAATGAGAGGGAATTGCGGTAGAGGAGGTTGAAGGATAGGATTCCATCGGAGGAGGCGCTGAGGCCTGCACTTGGGCGGCTCTCTAAAGACGGAGATGGTTTCTAAGAGCGAAGCGGAAACCATTAGGCCACCGATTCCCTATTGCGCTTCTGGAGTTTTCGGTGACGGAGATAAGATTTGAAGCTCAAAGACAGTatgtcgttggaggaggaagaggaggaaaaatcCCCAGGCCTGCGGCTGGAATTGGAGGAAGAGACCGGGAGGCTTACGCGAGGAACATGACACGTCTAAGGGACGACGCTTGAGAACCGGACCGGAATTGGAGACGCATTCTCGAATCGTGACCGGTTCGAGTTCCGCTTCTTCACTTGCCAATGTAATAAGACGGTTGTTTTTAGCCGGGTCCGAAAAGAGCCGACCGGACATTGGTCGAACTTCGAAGCGGTGCCGGTCCAAGGTGCGGGGCCCGCGCGGGTCCCATCGTGGAGAAGATAGCTCTTTGCACGAGATGATTGGAGCAGGGATGCCGTGGAGATTGCGTCGGACCCCATGGAGCCGTCGGATTTCCTATTTTAATTATGATAGGGATGTTGTCCACGTAACAATAGAaatcaatttaaaaaaattatcgataAACTACAATagaaatctaatatatatatatatatatatatatatatatatatatatatatatgtttttataaAATGTTCCTATTTCTTAAAATGTGATCTCATactcaaaaaataatatcatgtggAAAGAGAGAACACAATCATCACGAACACAGGCAGTATGATAAAACTATGATATTGATATTAATCATCAATAAGGATTGACACCGTCGGAACACATGACACGTAAACAAACGACGACAATGGCAACTTTATTGGCGAGAATGCTCCTCGTCGAGCGACGGCCATCATTTCCCCCCGGGCACCAACTTGGAGAGGTCGGTGCCGTCGGGGAGGGTGGTGGGCACGACGCAGGCCTGGACGCACATGTTGGCGCAGGCCGCGTTTCTCTCCTGGCCGTTGGCGCAGCGATTGTAGCAGTCGGGGAAGCATAAGGCGTCCGCTGCGGGCGCCGTCGACGCCACGAGCATGGCGACGAGGAGAAGGGCAACCACGGCCATCTTGGTCTCCGCCATTGTCCCTACGGCAAAGTGGAACTCGAGGTTGGATGTTGTCGAGTAGGGCCGACGGGCGAAGACTGCTGATGGACGTATGCTTTTGGTGCGAGGAAGGAGGAGGCAAGGGGTGGTCTTCTTATAGGGTGGCTGACGGAGGTGGCGATGAAGCAGCGGGTTTTGGGGTAACCAAATTGACCGGGTCGAGTGGCTTCTGATGCGTTCACAGCATTTATATCTCTCTCGGAAGGAGCAGTTAGGCATCCGCCGCGAAAGGCGAAGCCATTAATAAAACAGATGTGAAGCTTCTTCGATGATGAGCTAATAAATAACATGCTGCAAGGATTAGGATTTAATAGCACCACCGAGCATAGAATGATATGATCGAAATGGAGCTATCATGGTTGTCTTTGAAAAGCATCATCATTCATTCTCTGATGATGTGATGCAAACAAGGAATTGCTTTTGTTTTCAAACTCTATATATGTACAAAATGTGACTTTGAATTAAGTATGACTTCTTTAAAGACTATATATATTGAGTCAGAAGATCGTGATAACACCACGTCAAGAAAACACTCGAAACTAAAATCCATGAGACTTCAAAATATTTGCGTGCATGTTCATTAAAATACATAAAATGGACTGTGTAGAAGAAAATTCAATCGAATTAAAGAACCTTTAAGTCATTGGATCGATGGTGTGATCAAACAGATATGTTTtagttaaaagaaaattttaaaatatataaaatacctCAAAATcatatatagtatttttatatttatataataatataagtcattttttttaaaaaaaaatatatgatttcctTAGAAAAGcttcttctttattttatttttttcagatatatatatctatttttttatagTCTTGTAAATTATCTTATCTTTCCTTTCGTATTTGTTACGATCAACATCATATGTCATTCCTTCCTTTTAGTCATCTccctccctcttttttttttttccctcttctctCTCGTTGCTAGCATCATCTATCATCTCCTTATTTattcttttcttcccttcttcttttcatgttgtctcttttCTCCCCCTCCGTTACGGTAAAGGAGGCTAAAGGAAGTAttatatagaaaaaaaataaaaaataagagtattttttaagaaataaaaatatgggacttttttttaaaaaaaataaatcatctaaaaaatattaataaaaagaaaaaatttaaatcatACACAAAATACTATAAAATGGATAGAAAATAAGAAGCATGAGAGTTAAAAGAGTGTAATGGGTATAGGAGAGAAGGAAATAAGAAAGTGCATGGGatagattttattaaaaaaataatattatgatagaattttttttttatgttgaagATTAAAGGTTGGAAGCTTCATCCAACACATTATTGAAAGTACCAACTAATTGAAAGTACCAACCACCACCttagttggtaaagattttaaAAAGATCACACCaatatttaaaaaatcaaatcttatttaactttagtaaaaaaaataaaaataatttttttctcaagttcATAATGAGACCCATGAAAAATATacaataatatttattatgttacaaaattatatttgacccaattaattcatatgaattattcaGATTAGccgatttattatattttttaaaacaaaattgattcaataaataaataaacaaattaaatttctgatttttatttttttgtttggaTCTAATCAATTTAACGTTTAAGATTTAAGACCTAAGTTGAGGATTGTAATTACGAATAAAactgaaattaaaaataaataaataaataatattgcgAAGACCCATCGTTGCTAAATTAATGAGATAAATGAGTACGGTGTGAGGAGCGAGAAGACCGAGACTTCTTCCCCCTGCTTCCTTCCCCATTTCATCCagacgaagaaaaagaaaaagaaaaagaataaaagaagtgGGCCGGAGAACGTGTCCGTGCTTCTTGTTTAGAGAACGAGAGCGAAAGAGGGGTGTCCCCGTCTCCCCTTACGGCGTGAAAGCGGTGCGATCTCTTGACCCATCCCCGCCATATCTCCCTATCTGTTCGTCTCTCTGGCATCTGGATCGATCGATCGGCGTCGTTGGTGGCGGTCCTCGTGGGAGCATGGATAGGGCCGCGCCGGAAAGATTGGCTGGTTCGCACCGAGTCGTCCGCGTGCAAGCCCCACTGGTAACACTGCTCATCTTATTCTTGTTCTCCTCCTCTCATTCTCCCTCGATCTGTGGTTGCTGTTGGTGTATAATGGATGGGGTGCTCTGGAAACGTTCATTTGGGAAAATATGGGTGAGATTCGTAAGCGAGGGTTAGAATGCCATCGTTTTTGGATAGTCGTGGCCGTCGACTCTGTCCTCTCGGAAGATCGAACGGCCGATCTTCGATAACATATTGATGATAGTTgcctttttgtttctttaatgcttaacttccttttccttttctttcgtgTTTGCTCTGTTGTGCTGAGCTGAATCACTCATGTTGTTGCGGATTTTCCACAGATAAAATGTTTTGTCTCACTAACTTGCTAGGTTTTGATATAAGCTTCTGTTGTTAGCTAACATATGCTCTTGGAggaacttgtgattttttttttttctgaatcgaCCTAAAAAGGCATAGAGAGTAGTATTGCGGTGAACTTAATTTGCCTGATTCTTAGCCATTACTGATTTTAGTGTGCAATATGCAGTTTGAAAAATTGAGTATGTAAGACGTTGAATAACTATATTTATgttctttcctcctgttttatccAGGTAATTCTTGGTTGCTGTTTGAATAGTTGTTATCATTCTTTCTCCTCTGCTTTGCCTATCTAGGAATTTAAGACTCCAAATAATTGGCTGTCCCTATTGTTTATATGGTAGTAGACCATGTAGCTTCTTGCCCTAAACAAATGTTATTTGGAAAATGTGGCTTGAAGAAGTTCTTGGTGAGTAGAACATTGCTATTTGAACTAAATAGCAATTTGTTACTGAAAGTAAGCAAGAAAAAAGTTGTTATCTTGATGTTCACATGCATTATCCCTTTGAATGAATCATCAGACGCTTCTCTTTATACTCTTTCTTGGATGAATGTGTATCGAAAGCATTCTTGTTCTCATCTTGTGTGAGGCTGCAAGCAGGGAGCAACCTCAGGATGAAGTGTTTTCAGTATCCTGATTATGTAGATGTTTCTTAAGTGGAAGGACCATAGTTTGTAATTTTCTTTTGATAAAGCTGGATGTTGAGAGATCATTGCTTGTGTGAAAGTGCATAGGTATGTGTTGGAACTTGTGATTGCATAACTTTGAAGAAATAAAATGGTTCTATAATCAATGGCTACTaattgcaaaccagattttaggccAGGAACATGGATCCAGATTGTGAAGTTAGGTTAGACTTAAAAATCATATTAACGATAAACAAAATTTAAGTTGTGTGTGTAACTTTTTCTCTTTCAGTTTAGGTGGGGTTTGCTTCTGTTAAACCGGCAACAATGACATGAATGGTTGAGTCGAACCTAGGGATTATGACATATATTGTCAAACCAGTAGATACTACAGGTGCTACATTTCATTATTTAAGTTAATTAATAGTATTAGTCTGTAGGAATTCTGATGGTGGTTGGTAGGTTATTTTCTATTAATGCTCCAGTAGGATCTTGTAGACatgtaaacttatggaatatgaaTTTCAATGGAGATCGTTGCTTCAATTTGTCAATACTGCTAATAGATCATAAACAAATAATAGTTGTGAATTCTTGTTCTTTAAAGGAGATATTTGACTGGAGATAACCTGTAGGGACGATCTAAGCCTACAAACACCATGTAAGATTAAAATATTCTTGTCTCATTGATTTCTTACCTGTTAGTAATGCATGGACACGGAGATTGACAATTGGAGGCTGACTACAAATTCATCGTATTATTTGCCTTGTCTTTCTCTGCATATTTCTCTCTTTTAATGGAATGTTTTAGTATGGTATACATTCTGTGTATGTGTCAGTTGAAGGATGACAACAATAGGGGATATCTTTATAATGTTTTTAAAGAATCGGATTGTATATGAATTTACCAATTCAACCAAGGATTGATACTAGATCATATAGCTTAATTTgattgatattatattttattgTTTTCAGTTACATTTGGCGGTGTTGAAAATTGGGCCATTAAATATTTCTGTATTGGTACTGTAATGGTCCAACAAGGTGTTGAAAATTGTACCAGACCAAGATTTTAAACCTTAATTGGGACCATAGTCTTTTTTTTACCTCGAATAGCAAATGAATAGGCTTTCTATACTATTTGACAAGTATTACAATGGCATATTGCTCCCATAATTGTTGAGCATTGGTGCTGGAATTACAGTGGTTTGTATTTGCATGCATAACACATTGCAATTTACTTGCATGGCACATTATGGATACTTTTGGTTTAAACTGATACGTGTAACAACAGAGTGGAGCACAAGCTTAATCCGTAGCTTTTTCTGACAATCTATGCATCTATATGGATGAATGGACTTGAAAAGTTGGCACAATGCAGATGATTCTTATGGGTTATTTGATCCCAATATAGTGGTAGAAAACTAGAGATGCCTGAGGAAGAGAGGTGCCAGCTTCATTTTGTGGCCTGATAGTACGAAGAATTGGGGAGGTACCCAAGTTAGTTCTCAATAAATAAGATTtgagatatttgtttttgatgctaAAGGGGAATTAGCTTGTCTTTAGTTGAAGTTCATTTGTAAATTGCTGAAATGAAGAAAGTTGGACCTTTGGTTAATGATTATGAGTGAGGATTAAGGTGTATATGCTGTGTTCATATAGTATGACATGGTTGTTACCTCTTTACTTTATTGCATGATTCATGTTGTCCACATTGACGCATACCCTGATTTTGTAGTGTGGCAAAGCATTACACCTGCTTTTGCTAAGGCATCATATGTGATGGcaagtattaaaaaaaaaaagagagaaacctAAATCCTTGGTTCTGACTTTTGGTTTCTTACAAACATTTTGTTTTTTAAATGTCCTGTCTTCAAATATAATTCTGACGTTTCAGCTAGACTTTTTCTCCTAAATCAGCTTTTTTTCGTCTGTAGAACATCCCTGTTGGTTGCTGAAATGTGAAAACTTTTAAGAATACTAGGTTATATACATTAACAACAAGCCATAATGGATAGCAGGTAATGTGATGAAAGTAAATTGTTTTCTCTAAAGCacatattttcttgaaaattaaataaaataagcaAAAATAGAAAAGCCACAGAAGTAGCATTTTTTTTTAGTTCTTTTAGGAGTTGTTACAAGCAACTGACAAGTAATAAGAACTCATTCTCATGAGACAGTTAATGAACTATAATTACTCTATATTTTAAATTCTATTGCTTCCTCGAAATttcattttattattctcttgtaATCCAGAACACTGTTTTGTAGTTAAATTTGCAAAAAAATAAAAGCTGAAAACTGCTGTTGTATGCTTTATCTTGGATTTATCTGTAGTAGTTTAGCTTGTACATTGATTTTTTTGGTGTTTCATTGTTATGGATGTGGGACTCAGGTTTGTACTtactagaagagtttgatttggaAAGGACAAGATGCAGAGACACATATGAAACTATGTTAAAACTTATTCTATTTGGATCAGAAACATGTCTGTTGGAATGATCATCTGCTGAGGGCATATATATAAGATGGTCATGAGAAGAATGTCACTAATTTATTTCATTTCATTTTGTATCCTCCAAGACTCCATTTATTGTCAATTTATGAGGTCAAATAGCCCTTTTCCAttagttatctaattaaactttgGTTCTCATAAAtgaatgatgaaataaattggcaACAGAACTTGTTTATTAGGTTGGTCATATCAGTTGGAATGGTGTAGTGCTGAACCTAGCTGAAGCTGTTTTTAACCTTCTTCCTAAACTGTTGGTGTGTATTTAGTGCATTGGAACACTAGTGGAAGCAGCAGCAATAATAAGTGGGCACATATTATGAAGGCTTTCATATCTACCTGGTGCCTCTCTCTCCTTGTAGTTCTTTAACCCTTTCTCCCAGTTTTCCTTTTGCCTCTCCTTTTTCTGTACCTTCCTCTAGACCTAATGCTTTCTCATCAAAGATGTGAcctaatcagctttaaaacatgcaTCATGCTCCATAGCAAAATTTGTTTAATACCATTCTGATCCTCAAAGTAAAATAATAGTTGTCTTCAAATGCAATAAGTCACAAAGTTTGAGTTTCATTTATTGATTAATATCTCAAACGTTATATCATCCTTACAACATGTGCTCTAAAATCTAGCAAGTGCTAGCATGTCCCATTTACGCACTAAGAAGTTGATTGATATTATTGTTATCCATGTAAAGTGTATGGAGTCATTTACCACGCAATCACTGGCTTACTCATTTAAATTTAGCACCTTTGGCCGCCTTTAAGAATGAAGTTATTGCTGTATTCTTTATTAGATCTTacatgtttatttatttttttcagtgCAACTTTTGCTTGGGATCTTAGTTTTTTTAGTGTTTATGCACAACCAAGATATAGTCGATTAATAATAAGAATGGCATGCAAATCTGCAGGTTGATTCTGTGTCATGCTATTGTAGAGTAGATGCTGGCTTGAAAACAGTAGTAGGAGCTAGAAAGTTTGTTCCTGGAGCTAAGCTATGTCTCCAACCTGAAATTATACCCAATGGACCACGATTGAGGAATTCACGCAGGGAGAGAAGCAGAAACCAGGCACCTCTACTGCCTGGCCTTCCTGATGATCTTGCTATAGCTTGTTTGATTCGAGTTCCTCGAATTGAGCACCAAAACCTTCGATTAGTTTGCAAAAGATGGAACAGACTTTTGTCTGGAAATTACTATTACTCCCTAAGGAAAAAGCTTGGGATGGCAGAGGAATGGGTGTATGTAATCAAGAGAGACCGTGGAAAGATTTCCTGgcatgcttttgatcctaaccatCGGCTCTGGAGGCCACTTCCACCTGTTCCTGCAGATTATTCTGAAGCTTTTGGCTTTGGTTGTGCTGTTCTCAGCGGTTGCTACCTCTACTTATTTGGAGGTAAAGATCCATCAAAGGGTCCAATGAGGCGTGTTGTCTTCTACAATGCCAGGACAAACAAGTGGCACAGAGCTCCAGATATGCTTCGGAAACGCCATTTATTTGGTTCCTGTGTTATAAATAACTGCCTCTATGTTGCCGGTGGGGAATGTGAAGGGAACCAAAGAACGCTTCGGTCAGCTGAACTTTATGATCCTAACAGGAATAGATGGATATCTATTGCTGAAATGAGCATTGGGATGGTGCCCTTCATCGGGGTTGTTTATGAGGGTAAATGGTTTCTAAAGGGGATTGATTCACGCCATCAGGTTGTGAGTGAAGTCTATGCACCTACTACCAACACATGGTCCACGGTTGGTGGTGGAATAGTTACAGGCTGGCGTAATCCCAGTATTTCAATGAATGGAAGGCTATATGCATCAGATTGCCGGGATGGCTGTAAGCTTAGAGTTTATGAAAGAGCTACAGATTCATGGAACAAGT of Musa acuminata AAA Group cultivar baxijiao chromosome BXJ1-7, Cavendish_Baxijiao_AAA, whole genome shotgun sequence contains these proteins:
- the LOC135679657 gene encoding F-box/kelch-repeat protein At1g55270-like; translated protein: MDRAAPERLAGSHRVVRVQAPLVDSVSCYCRVDAGLKTVVGARKFVPGAKLCLQPEIIPNGPRLRNSRRERSRNQAPLLPGLPDDLAIACLIRVPRIEHQNLRLVCKRWNRLLSGNYYYSLRKKLGMAEEWVYVIKRDRGKISWHAFDPNHRLWRPLPPVPADYSEAFGFGCAVLSGCYLYLFGGKDPSKGPMRRVVFYNARTNKWHRAPDMLRKRHLFGSCVINNCLYVAGGECEGNQRTLRSAELYDPNRNRWISIAEMSIGMVPFIGVVYEGKWFLKGIDSRHQVVSEVYAPTTNTWSTVGGGIVTGWRNPSISMNGRLYASDCRDGCKLRVYERATDSWNKFMDSKHHLGNSKAFEAASFVPLNGKLGIIRNNMSISLVDVTNPVNSIETNSSHVWEAISGKNQLKSFVANLWSSIAGRSGLKGHIVHCQVLQA